A genomic region of Runella rosea contains the following coding sequences:
- the mobA gene encoding molybdenum cofactor guanylyltransferase, translating to MNALILAGGRSTRMGTDKSLLTYHHQPQWRYLYELLTPYCSTVFISCRADQKDNFDSFPCLIDTREIGPLGGILSAFEHSPNEAWLVMACDMPLVAPETIAFLVNHRQSNQIATAFQHPETLFPEPLLTIWEPQSYQSIQAQFQQNRFSPLQILKKANVHLIPCPTPRWLQNINTPEDFKNTTGQ from the coding sequence ATGAATGCCCTGATTCTTGCGGGTGGACGCAGCACGCGGATGGGCACCGACAAAAGTCTGTTGACGTATCATCATCAACCCCAATGGCGCTATTTATATGAATTGCTGACGCCGTACTGTTCTACCGTTTTTATCTCCTGCCGAGCCGACCAAAAAGATAATTTTGACAGTTTCCCCTGCTTGATTGATACACGTGAAATCGGGCCATTGGGGGGGATTTTGTCGGCGTTTGAACATAGTCCAAACGAAGCATGGCTGGTTATGGCCTGTGATATGCCTCTTGTAGCGCCAGAAACGATTGCTTTTTTGGTCAATCATCGCCAATCCAATCAAATAGCTACGGCCTTTCAACACCCCGAAACCCTGTTTCCTGAACCTTTATTAACCATTTGGGAGCCTCAAAGTTATCAATCAATCCAAGCACAATTTCAGCAAAACCGCTTTTCACCACTGCAAATTCTAAAAAAAGCCAACGTCCATTTGATACCCTGCCCTACACCCCGTTGGCTCCAAAACATCAATACACCAGAAGATTTCAAAAATACGACTGGGCAATAA
- a CDS encoding RidA family protein codes for MPQSRTNISSGSPWEATVGYSRAVKIGAVIEISGTVAVEDGQVVGLEDPYVQTKVILKKIETVLIEAGASLKDVVRTRIFVTDISQWEAVGRAHGEFFGEIRPCTTMVEVARLIAPEYMVEIETTAILEN; via the coding sequence ATGCCGCAGTCACGTACTAATATTTCTTCTGGCTCTCCGTGGGAAGCCACCGTGGGGTATTCAAGAGCCGTCAAAATCGGCGCTGTTATTGAAATCAGTGGAACTGTCGCCGTTGAGGATGGTCAAGTAGTAGGATTAGAAGATCCCTACGTCCAAACCAAAGTTATTCTAAAAAAAATTGAGACCGTATTAATCGAAGCGGGCGCTTCGCTCAAGGATGTTGTCCGCACCCGTATTTTTGTGACGGATATTTCTCAGTGGGAAGCCGTTGGTCGGGCGCATGGTGAGTTTTTTGGAGAGATTCGGCCGTGTACTACGATGGTAGAAGTAGCTCGTTTAATTGCCCCCGAATACATGGTGGAAATTGAAACTACCGCGATTCTTGAAAATTAA
- a CDS encoding LytR/AlgR family response regulator transcription factor, giving the protein MFKAILVDDERMSLEVLAIKLRKVAPEINILSTFQSPEEAVVGIRQLKPDVLFLDIEMPLMDGFTLLRQLEPYSFEVIFTTAYNQYAIEAIRQSALDFLLKPIREIELSSALQRLEKKRYNQQTSHNESLALSSLQFNKIAIPSLKGVTFVPIQDIVWLESDSNYTVFHLAANGAPPRKLVASRTLKEFEQILASAHFLRVHRSALINLLRVKEYVRGEGGTVLMDDGSEVEISRNEKKGFLEKLGL; this is encoded by the coding sequence ATGTTCAAAGCCATCCTTGTTGACGACGAACGCATGAGCCTTGAAGTTCTGGCCATCAAATTGCGTAAAGTTGCCCCTGAAATCAACATCTTAAGCACTTTCCAGTCGCCAGAAGAGGCGGTTGTGGGTATTCGACAACTAAAACCTGACGTGCTTTTTTTGGACATTGAAATGCCGCTGATGGATGGTTTTACGCTTTTACGCCAATTAGAACCTTATTCTTTTGAAGTTATTTTTACCACGGCCTACAACCAATACGCCATTGAAGCCATTCGTCAGAGTGCGCTGGATTTTTTATTGAAGCCCATTCGGGAAATTGAACTCAGCTCCGCACTGCAACGCCTTGAAAAAAAGCGCTACAATCAACAGACATCTCACAACGAAAGCCTAGCTTTGTCTTCGTTACAATTCAATAAAATCGCCATTCCCTCCTTGAAAGGCGTCACTTTTGTACCCATTCAAGACATTGTTTGGCTCGAATCAGACAGTAATTATACCGTATTTCACCTCGCCGCCAACGGAGCGCCCCCTCGTAAACTGGTGGCATCGCGCACGCTCAAAGAATTTGAACAGATACTTGCCTCCGCTCACTTTTTACGCGTCCACCGTTCGGCTTTGATTAACCTATTGCGGGTCAAAGAATACGTACGCGGAGAAGGCGGCACTGTGCTGATGGACGACGGCTCAGAAGTAGAAATTTCACGGAATGAGAAAAAAGGATTTTTGGAAAAACTGGGGCTGTAA